GCTACCCAGACTGAGAGTGGGAGTGGAGAGGCCAGCACCACGGTTCACATAGAGACCTTCACCACGAGGCGTGGAGAAGTGGGCTCCGCTCTGCACCGGGAATCCTTCACCAGCAGGCAGAAGACATCTGGGCCCTCAGTGATCCAAGAGATCCACCAGGAGTCTGGAAAAGCCCCATCCACCGATGAGGCCACGTGGGCCGCTGTGGCTGCCTGCACCAAGGAGATTGACACCCAGGGGCGGCACCTGGCTCACTCCATGCTGCAGCGGGCCACAGCTTACCAGCACTCAGGTCACCTGGAGTCCAAGGACATCAACCAGGAGGAGCTGAGGGCCCTCGAGGAGGTGGAGATGAAGCTGCAAAAGAATTTCCTCACCCAGCGGGAAAACACCATAGCTGGTGCcaatcacacacacactttctatGGCCACAGTCACCATGGCCACCCAAGCCACCAGAGCCACAGCCTGCCTAATCGCAGACACTAGATCTATGACTTCTTGGAAGCCATCTAACCATGGATGGAGACGCCCCTGCCCCCAGCAAGGCTGGCTCACACACACGTCTGTTTTCTCTCCTATGGGGCCATCTATGCAGCCCAGGGTGAGATACTGTGCCTAAATCCCTACTTTCTTAGGCTGCCCACGGGGATTATGGGCTCTTTAAACTCCATGAGTGGGGTCTGCCACAGAAAATGGCCCCTGTTGGAGGGAGAGCTGGGAGGACACAGCGCAGTTGAGACAGACCCTGAGGCCCCTGAAGACCCACCAAGAGAAGACAGATGGGAGCAGGCAAGAGCCCCACACTGATGTCGTTGCCTGGAACAGAGCCAATAAAGCTTTGTGTGCCTTCACTCTGAGTCCAGGGGCTCTGTGGGCAGCCTAAGGTCtggcagggatggagggagggggctCCCTCTCCAGCAGTCCTCTGCGTGTGGGCCCCGGACTGGGTCCTTTTCACTGGGCCTCATTTAAAGCTCCACAAAACAGCTACCCCGGTCTCAGGTTCTGGAAAAGTGGTACCTCCTGACGTCTCAACACCCCCAATCTGATGTTGCCAGGGAAGATGGAAGCAGCCAGGTGTTGGGCTTGGAGGAGAAACAGGCTTTCAGAGGAGAGTAACTAAGCCAGGTGGGCATGAGGGCCCCTGTCCTCTTGGTGCTATCTCTGCTCTCAAGTCATGTGGCATCCTACAAGGCAGTTCTCTCCCCAGCCCCATCTGCTTCCTGGGGCCCCTTGGGATCCATGTTAGTACCTTCCCACCACCTAAGTCTACAGCTACTGAGTGGG
This genomic stretch from Pongo pygmaeus isolate AG05252 chromosome 8, NHGRI_mPonPyg2-v2.0_pri, whole genome shotgun sequence harbors:
- the C8H10orf62 gene encoding uncharacterized protein C10orf62 homolog; the encoded protein is MLWPLPTPLSPPHPQLPSSQWGSLLRWWGAPREGAAGGLPVRHPWGACPFKHEPYHQRSSSVLLALPAWCRVLETFLELIQQPSCKVVLGTALLLGGGGLMLWVQRKRRRKATSECPPDKDKSPESHKAKNESWIKSHFSRLSEEKLALNNNASISGNATQTESGSGEASTTVHIETFTTRRGEVGSALHRESFTSRQKTSGPSVIQEIHQESGKAPSTDEATWAAVAACTKEIDTQGRHLAHSMLQRATAYQHSGHLESKDINQEELRALEEVEMKLQKNFLTQRENTIAGANHTHTFYGHSHHGHPSHQSHSLPNRRH